GCCCGCTCCGGGCAGGGTGGTCGTGCTGCGCCCGACCCAGGCGTGCCAGGAGGCGGCCGAGGCCGCCCCGGTCTCGCCGGGTGCGCCGTCGTTCCTGCAGGCCGACCATCTCGACGCCTACCGGGCAAAGGTCGCCTCAGCCGGCCTCCACCGTGGCTGGACCGGCACCGCCGGCGAGTTCGACGTCGCCTTCGACGAGACCGCCTACGTGGAGGCGCTGACGAGCTTCGTGGGCCGCCACGAGGGCCTGCGCACGTGGTTCGACCTCTCCGACTCCACGCCGGTGCGACACGTGGTGCCGGCCGACGCGGTCGCCTTCGAGGCCGTCGAGGTCGAGATCCCGCCCGCGCTGCTGTCCTCGTGGGAGGTCGGCGGCTGGGAGGAGCTCCTGGTCGGGCTCTGGGACGAGCAGTGCCGCCCCGACTCCTGGGCGCCGTTCCTGCTCGGCGCGATCGTGCGCGGCGACGGCTTCACCTACTTCTGGGGCTGCGACCACGCCTTCACCGACGGTGCCTCGCAGCTGATGGTGCCGGCCGAGCTCGGCGCCGCCTATGCCGCTGCGACGGGCGCCTCGGCCGACCCGCTGCCCGAGGCCGGCAGCTTCGTGGCGTACGCCGCCGACGAGCAGCAGCTGGCGTCGACCTGCGACGCGCAGACACCGGCAGTGCGCGAGTGGGCCGAGATCGTCTCCCGCCACGAGGGGCGCCTGCCGCGGTTCCCGGTGGATCTCGGGCTCGCCCCGGGCGA
The sequence above is drawn from the Nocardioides albertanoniae genome and encodes:
- a CDS encoding condensation domain-containing protein, whose product is MRIGALSQLAPAPGRVVVLRPTQACQEAAEAAPVSPGAPSFLQADHLDAYRAKVASAGLHRGWTGTAGEFDVAFDETAYVEALTSFVGRHEGLRTWFDLSDSTPVRHVVPADAVAFEAVEVEIPPALLSSWEVGGWEELLVGLWDEQCRPDSWAPFLLGAIVRGDGFTYFWGCDHAFTDGASQLMVPAELGAAYAAATGASADPLPEAGSFVAYAADEQQLASTCDAQTPAVREWAEIVSRHEGRLPRFPVDLGLAPGETAPVRVRAWTALDEGATEAFEQLCRAAGGRFTSGVFALLAHAEQRLTGIERYLGITVLGTRSQQTATSHGWFCNFAPVEMALGQRFEETLLAAESAFATARELAKTPVHVPLGAMIAGGVLAATELASPQMVSFLDVRKFPGAGTTPFETGLHFTGEGRTANASLWVNRFADRFELATQSPDTEQGARAVATFFGAAHDVLAELGIEVRPVEVALAEDQMIGTGHAGHDR